The window AGGGGCCTTTATGGAGAATTTAGATAAAATTATTTTTATCCCAAAAGAATTGAATCATTTCTATTGTTCTTTAATTGGCTCAGCGATTCAAGCTGCTATTATTGACCCTATAAAACAAGCAACACTTTTACACGAAAGTAAGTTTGCCGGCCTACCTTATTTACCTAAGGGGTTCATACATCCTAAAGGTGATGATGGAAAGTTTATGTTGTTATTAGCACAAGTTAATTTTTCTGAGTTTCAGCTCAATCAACCATTCCCCTCAAAAGGAATTTTGCAATTTTATATTTCACAGCAATGCTCTCCTCAAAGAAAAGCTAACGCTGAGCTATGTCACTTTCACTTGCAATATGTTCCCACAAATGAATCGGAAGAGACGATCGAGCCTGATTTTTCTTATATGAATGGCGCGGATCTTCGGTATT is drawn from Solibacillus sp. R5-41 and contains these coding sequences:
- a CDS encoding YwqG family protein, which encodes MENLDKIIFIPKELNHFYCSLIGSAIQAAIIDPIKQATLLHESKFAGLPYLPKGFIHPKGDDGKFMLLLAQVNFSEFQLNQPFPSKGILQFYISQQCSPQRKANAELCHFHLQYVPTNESEETIEPDFSYMNGADLRYFPIMQEMKLHFNKLFEPVSIMDYRLKYYFTPTIMNELITLDERSFHDIYLVNYLAAEHKIGGYPYFIEQDFREANPHLQHYDTLLLQIVSNDAQQIMWGDSGIISFFINSKKLQQLDFSDIYFHLEQY